Proteins from one Synergistaceae bacterium genomic window:
- a CDS encoding sodium:alanine symporter family protein, whose protein sequence is MDSLTEFFSKANSFIWGLYCLIPLLCGTGLYFTLRLNFVQIRKFGRAVKNTFGSITLFGERAGKDGMSSFQALATAVAAQVGTGNLAGAATAIALGGPGAIFWMWLAAFFGMATIFAEAVLAQTYKGKDETTGSVVGGPAYYITKGLGCKWLAVFFSVALIIALGFIGNMVQSNSIADAFNNAFGFNKLAVGAAIALLSGFVFFGGLGRIASLTEKMVPIMAALYLLGGTYILITYASQIIPAFKMIFVGALNPAAATGGLIGASMKEAIRYGVARGLFSNEAGMGSTPHAHAIAKLKYPAEQGLTAIVGVFIDTFFVLNMTAFVILVTGVIDGSTSGITLTQNAFTAGLGSMGLPFVAICLFFFAFSTVIAWYFFGEQNIKYLFGAKGLTPYRLIVVGFVFLGSALKLELVWELADFFNGIMVFPNLIALIGLSKVVAESLKDFDENGRLKV, encoded by the coding sequence ATGGATTCTTTGACAGAGTTTTTTAGCAAGGCAAACAGTTTTATCTGGGGACTTTATTGTTTGATACCCCTTCTTTGCGGTACCGGACTTTATTTCACACTGCGTTTAAACTTCGTTCAAATACGTAAATTTGGGCGCGCTGTAAAAAACACCTTCGGTTCAATCACTCTTTTTGGAGAAAGAGCCGGCAAAGATGGAATGAGCTCTTTCCAAGCTCTTGCAACAGCAGTAGCGGCACAGGTCGGGACAGGAAACCTTGCCGGAGCGGCGACTGCAATTGCATTGGGAGGGCCTGGAGCTATATTTTGGATGTGGCTTGCTGCATTCTTTGGAATGGCGACAATCTTTGCGGAAGCCGTTCTTGCACAGACGTACAAAGGCAAGGATGAGACGACAGGCTCTGTTGTCGGAGGTCCTGCATATTACATCACTAAAGGACTTGGTTGCAAATGGTTGGCCGTATTCTTCTCAGTAGCTTTAATCATAGCTCTCGGTTTCATTGGCAACATGGTTCAGTCAAACTCAATAGCTGATGCTTTCAACAATGCATTTGGATTTAACAAACTTGCGGTCGGAGCAGCGATTGCACTTCTCTCCGGATTTGTTTTCTTCGGTGGATTGGGCAGAATCGCATCTTTGACAGAGAAAATGGTTCCCATCATGGCAGCTCTCTACCTTTTGGGCGGAACTTATATTTTAATTACATATGCTTCACAGATTATTCCCGCATTTAAAATGATATTTGTAGGAGCGCTCAACCCTGCAGCAGCGACAGGCGGTCTTATCGGGGCATCAATGAAGGAAGCCATTCGTTACGGAGTCGCTCGCGGACTTTTTTCCAACGAGGCAGGAATGGGTTCAACTCCTCATGCTCATGCCATAGCCAAGTTAAAATATCCTGCAGAGCAGGGACTTACAGCAATAGTCGGAGTTTTTATAGACACTTTCTTCGTTCTTAACATGACAGCTTTTGTAATACTTGTCACAGGAGTAATTGATGGAAGCACCAGCGGCATAACCCTCACTCAGAACGCCTTCACAGCCGGACTGGGAAGCATGGGTCTTCCGTTTGTTGCAATTTGTCTCTTCTTCTTTGCTTTCTCCACGGTTATTGCATGGTACTTCTTCGGTGAACAGAATATCAAATACCTTTTCGGTGCAAAGGGCTTAACCCCCTACCGTCTTATTGTCGTGGGATTTGTTTTCTTGGGTTCAGCTTTGAAGTTGGAATTGGTATGGGAGCTCGCAGACTTCTTTAACGGAATAATGGTCTTCCCCAACCTTATCGCACTAATCGGCCTCAGCAAAGTCGTTGCGGAATCTCTTAAAGATTTCGATGAAAACGGAAGGCTGAAAGTCTAG
- a CDS encoding ABC transporter permease: MSSKWFLRRLFSSIAVLAAVLVLNFLLFRIMPGDAVSTIIDPSFSPEAKELLRELYGLDKPLKEQFFIYIKQMLTFKFGLSFLSRRPVWEELLSRLPATLILMSLSMFFSSVLGIWLGIKAALNRGKKLEKLVLRLGAITASFPGFFVQLVLLMLLARTFPLFPLRGSLSVPPPTEATAIVIDYIWHMALPVISLTLMGFGGWALYVRNLMVRVLGEDYVLMARARGLSEKRVVYGHSFRTILPPILTILLMSVPGLVSGAVITESVFSLYGIGTFLLEAVSGHDYPSAGAAFYLLALITIISNLFADIIYGLADPRVRIEGKNQ, translated from the coding sequence ATGAGTTCAAAGTGGTTTCTTAGACGACTATTTTCTTCTATCGCGGTTTTAGCGGCCGTTCTTGTGCTTAATTTTCTGCTCTTTCGTATAATGCCGGGAGATGCAGTAAGTACGATTATTGATCCAAGCTTTTCTCCGGAAGCGAAAGAACTTTTAAGAGAGCTTTACGGTTTGGACAAACCGCTAAAAGAACAATTTTTTATCTATATAAAGCAGATGTTGACGTTTAAATTTGGACTCTCGTTTTTAAGCAGAAGGCCTGTCTGGGAAGAACTTCTCTCTAGACTTCCTGCAACTCTTATTCTGATGTCCCTCTCCATGTTTTTCTCCTCAGTTCTTGGTATATGGCTTGGAATAAAAGCGGCCTTAAACAGAGGTAAGAAACTTGAAAAGCTCGTCCTGAGATTGGGAGCTATTACTGCATCATTTCCCGGATTTTTTGTGCAGCTGGTTCTCTTAATGCTATTGGCTCGCACTTTTCCTCTATTCCCATTAAGAGGTAGCCTATCCGTGCCTCCCCCTACAGAGGCGACAGCCATAGTAATAGATTACATTTGGCACATGGCTCTTCCCGTTATTTCCCTTACTCTCATGGGCTTTGGCGGCTGGGCACTCTATGTTCGCAATCTTATGGTGCGTGTGCTTGGAGAGGACTACGTCTTAATGGCGAGGGCTCGTGGGCTTTCTGAAAAAAGAGTTGTTTACGGGCACTCCTTTAGAACTATACTTCCTCCGATACTGACAATACTTCTGATGTCTGTCCCGGGACTTGTTTCGGGAGCAGTGATAACCGAATCTGTCTTCTCACTTTATGGAATAGGAACCTTTTTATTAGAAGCCGTTTCCGGTCATGACTATCCCTCTGCCGGAGCCGCATTCTATCTACTGGCTCTCATAACCATAATTTCGAATCTGTTTGCTGACATAATATACGGGCTGGCCGACCCTAGAGTCAGAATAGAAGGGAAAAACCAATGA
- a CDS encoding DEAD/DEAH box helicase, protein MNVETKTKFADYNLRKELVIALEKKGFDTPLPVQVRVLEDETLIDNDIIVQARTGSGKTLAFALPLINIMDTSKREPQIVVLSPTRELSLQIAREFTWVGVGSGVRVATLVGGMDMGRQIRSLNEGANVVIATPGRLLDHIRRGTFKGGTVTSVVLDEGDNMLDMGFREELEGILEAMPQAERTWLFSATMPREVVNLAKRYLDAPIKITLVSDVTTHEDITQKAYIIPSRKRFEGLTNVLIWENPSKSLLFCGTRVETQTIADRLCDIGFRATPIHGDMSQRERNTALSALRGGRVDILVATDVAARGLDIDAVSHVFQYGIPQNIESFVHRSGRTGRAGHEGSNMLLLTAREARQFKYMERSANSKLKLEWLPAPDAEEIEGQSRVRFEEEILECGIESEEFQTWSDELFKRDDASLIFTGLLAKAYGDQPSGYSIRSDVEYEMDREKRSDGGRDNGRRQGRSTAAPVRDRDSKERFQRRKMTGGIAVNFSVGRSDGWEVGPLLGFLCRNIGIGREDVGNIRLRDTSVTVELSAKAASLFDARKDRLVREGLTPSSVRTITEQSDGGRRSSSGEGRVFNRDRRSDGNRDGDRKRRRFK, encoded by the coding sequence ATGAATGTAGAAACAAAAACAAAATTCGCAGATTATAATTTGCGAAAAGAGCTTGTTATTGCTCTTGAGAAAAAAGGCTTTGACACACCGTTGCCGGTGCAGGTCAGAGTTTTGGAAGATGAGACGCTAATAGACAACGATATTATCGTTCAGGCAAGAACTGGCTCAGGTAAAACCCTGGCTTTTGCACTGCCACTGATTAATATTATGGACACAAGCAAGAGAGAGCCGCAGATAGTCGTACTATCGCCGACACGTGAACTTTCACTGCAAATAGCAAGAGAGTTTACTTGGGTTGGTGTGGGAAGCGGAGTACGTGTCGCCACTTTGGTTGGAGGCATGGATATGGGAAGACAGATTCGTTCTCTAAACGAAGGAGCGAACGTCGTTATAGCAACACCGGGACGACTTCTTGACCATATCAGACGCGGTACTTTCAAAGGAGGTACAGTGACAAGCGTCGTTCTGGACGAAGGTGACAATATGCTTGACATGGGCTTCCGCGAAGAGCTTGAAGGGATACTTGAAGCTATGCCTCAAGCAGAAAGAACATGGCTTTTTTCGGCCACTATGCCGAGAGAAGTTGTGAACCTCGCAAAACGCTATCTTGATGCTCCAATAAAAATTACACTCGTCTCTGACGTCACAACACATGAAGATATTACACAAAAAGCATATATAATCCCTTCACGCAAACGCTTTGAAGGGCTAACAAATGTACTTATATGGGAAAACCCTAGCAAATCTCTTCTTTTCTGCGGTACAAGAGTTGAAACACAGACCATAGCAGATAGACTTTGCGACATCGGTTTTAGAGCAACTCCAATACATGGAGATATGAGCCAAAGAGAGAGAAACACAGCACTTTCAGCTCTCAGAGGCGGCAGAGTTGATATTCTAGTGGCGACAGACGTTGCGGCCAGAGGACTAGATATAGACGCTGTAAGCCATGTGTTCCAGTATGGCATTCCTCAGAACATAGAGTCTTTCGTTCACCGCAGCGGACGCACAGGTCGTGCCGGACATGAAGGAAGCAATATGCTTCTACTTACGGCACGTGAAGCACGGCAATTTAAATATATGGAGCGCAGCGCCAATTCAAAATTAAAATTAGAATGGCTGCCTGCGCCCGATGCTGAAGAAATTGAAGGTCAGTCGCGTGTACGTTTTGAAGAAGAAATCCTCGAATGCGGCATTGAATCAGAAGAGTTTCAAACTTGGAGCGATGAGCTTTTTAAACGCGACGATGCATCCCTTATCTTCACCGGATTGCTTGCAAAAGCATATGGAGATCAGCCGTCCGGCTACTCCATTCGTTCAGACGTAGAATATGAGATGGACCGAGAGAAACGCAGTGACGGAGGACGTGACAACGGACGCAGACAGGGACGCTCTACTGCTGCCCCAGTTCGCGACAGAGACAGCAAAGAACGCTTCCAGCGCAGGAAGATGACTGGTGGAATAGCCGTCAATTTCTCAGTGGGACGTTCTGACGGATGGGAAGTAGGACCACTCCTCGGGTTCCTATGCCGCAATATCGGTATAGGCCGAGAGGATGTAGGAAATATCAGACTTCGCGATACAAGCGTTACTGTCGAACTATCCGCCAAAGCCGCATCCCTTTTTGATGCACGTAAGGATCGCCTTGTTCGCGAAGGGCTCACGCCAAGTTCAGTTCGTACCATAACGGAGCAGAGTGACGGAGGACGTCGCAGTTCATCCGGAGAAGGGCGCGTATTTAACAGAGATCGCAGAAGCGATGGAAACAGAGATGGAGATCGCAAGAGAAGACGTTTTAAATAA
- a CDS encoding homoserine dehydrogenase, whose amino-acid sequence MLNRIALAGCGNVGTALLEILYDKKDNLYEKFGFKFKVTMITDLVKGTIIDPDGLDLQKVLHAINTYNSFEGFTQFEGSFSEMLDASRATMLAEATPTNLETGEPGLSHIKTALAKGIHVTMTNKGPIAVAMDELQELAKKHNAKMRYEGVIMSGTPLVHMIQSGLAGCTIEKVEGILNGTTNVILTEMEHGSSYDEALKKATELGYAEADPSMDVHGWDSAVKISIIALILFDEKIPVDMIDREGITHITEEKIKQAKERGNKIKLISGIKYTQSGLHAYVAPMEIPLSHPLAGIDGATNAVTLTTDNLGEVTLTGPGAGRKETGQALLADLVAMAK is encoded by the coding sequence TTGTTAAACAGAATCGCTCTTGCCGGCTGCGGCAACGTTGGCACCGCCCTTTTAGAAATTCTTTACGATAAAAAAGATAATCTGTATGAAAAGTTTGGATTCAAATTCAAAGTTACTATGATTACAGACCTTGTAAAAGGCACAATAATAGATCCGGACGGGCTTGACCTTCAAAAAGTTTTACACGCAATCAATACTTATAATTCATTTGAGGGATTCACCCAGTTCGAAGGCTCCTTCTCCGAAATGTTAGATGCATCACGAGCCACTATGTTGGCTGAAGCTACACCAACAAATTTAGAAACCGGAGAACCTGGCCTTTCTCATATCAAAACAGCTCTCGCGAAAGGCATTCACGTCACAATGACGAACAAAGGGCCGATAGCTGTTGCCATGGACGAACTTCAAGAATTAGCAAAAAAACATAACGCAAAGATGCGCTATGAGGGCGTAATAATGAGCGGAACTCCTTTAGTCCACATGATACAAAGCGGTTTGGCAGGCTGTACCATTGAAAAAGTTGAAGGCATCTTGAATGGAACAACGAACGTAATCCTCACAGAGATGGAGCATGGGTCTTCTTATGATGAAGCCTTAAAAAAAGCTACAGAATTGGGTTATGCAGAGGCGGATCCTTCAATGGACGTACACGGCTGGGATTCAGCCGTAAAAATTTCGATAATAGCTTTAATCCTTTTTGATGAAAAAATACCGGTAGATATGATAGATCGTGAAGGAATAACACATATCACGGAAGAAAAAATAAAGCAAGCTAAAGAGCGAGGCAATAAAATAAAGCTCATCTCCGGAATAAAATATACCCAGAGCGGCCTTCATGCTTATGTCGCACCGATGGAGATCCCACTTTCACATCCCCTGGCTGGGATTGACGGAGCGACAAACGCCGTAACACTAACAACGGACAACCTGGGCGAAGTCACTCTGACCGGACCGGGAGCGGGAAGAAAAGAGACTGGACAGGCTCTCCTTGCAGACTTAGTTGCAATGGCTAAATAA
- a CDS encoding sodium:alanine symporter family protein, translating to MDLFWKINDVVNSYVWGPWMLTLIVGTGIWLTIYLGFPQIRYFGLMLREVIGRIRHKSLEDGNISSFAAMATALAATVGTGNIAGVATALHLGGPGALVWMLISALFGMTTKFCEVTLAVHYREKDALGAYRGGTMYILEKGLGMKWLAVIFALFAFLASFGIGNAVQSNSTAEGIYLAFAIPHLYTAIVLAFVVGLVVWGGLTRIATVTVYLVPFMAIFYIIGAFAVVFKHAAEVPAAISMAFQGAFGDPMAIPGAVAGWAVKVAITKGIARGVFSNEAGLGSAPMVHCTAKVDHPVRQGLYGIFEVFVDTIIVCTLTAMTILASGVITSQPELTGAQLTLSAFSTTLGGTGTIILALGLALFALSTILGWYYYAETALVYLCKGHYLLKPFKIFWIILIVLGGWGGAAVLNNLWDLSDTLNGLMTIPNLIGLLLLSRELKKLTKDFDLKIKSGELKK from the coding sequence TTGGATTTATTTTGGAAGATTAATGACGTTGTAAACAGCTACGTATGGGGGCCATGGATGTTAACGTTAATCGTTGGCACAGGAATTTGGCTCACGATTTATCTCGGATTTCCACAGATTCGCTATTTTGGTCTTATGCTGCGTGAAGTAATTGGGAGGATTAGACACAAAAGCTTAGAAGATGGGAATATATCTTCTTTTGCTGCCATGGCTACGGCTCTCGCAGCCACAGTAGGAACCGGTAATATCGCCGGAGTTGCGACAGCACTCCATCTTGGCGGTCCCGGTGCTCTAGTCTGGATGTTAATTTCTGCTTTATTCGGAATGACAACCAAGTTCTGTGAAGTTACTCTGGCTGTTCACTATCGTGAGAAGGACGCACTTGGAGCCTATCGCGGCGGAACAATGTATATTCTTGAAAAAGGATTAGGGATGAAATGGCTCGCAGTTATTTTTGCCCTATTCGCATTCTTGGCGTCATTTGGAATAGGAAACGCAGTTCAATCCAACTCAACGGCCGAAGGAATTTATCTCGCATTCGCAATACCTCATCTTTATACAGCTATTGTTCTCGCTTTCGTAGTAGGACTCGTGGTCTGGGGAGGACTCACAAGAATAGCGACAGTCACAGTTTATCTTGTTCCCTTTATGGCCATTTTCTACATAATCGGAGCATTTGCAGTTGTGTTTAAACATGCGGCAGAAGTACCAGCTGCTATCTCTATGGCGTTCCAGGGAGCATTCGGCGATCCGATGGCAATCCCCGGCGCAGTAGCAGGTTGGGCTGTAAAAGTCGCAATTACAAAAGGTATCGCCAGAGGCGTCTTTTCAAATGAAGCTGGACTTGGTTCAGCACCTATGGTTCACTGCACGGCTAAGGTTGATCACCCGGTTCGTCAGGGACTTTACGGTATCTTTGAAGTATTTGTAGACACCATTATCGTCTGTACTCTTACGGCAATGACAATTTTGGCTTCAGGCGTAATCACAAGCCAGCCGGAACTTACGGGAGCACAGCTTACACTTTCAGCCTTCTCTACAACTCTTGGGGGAACGGGAACCATCATTCTCGCATTGGGACTCGCTCTCTTTGCACTTTCAACGATTCTCGGTTGGTACTACTATGCTGAAACAGCTCTTGTCTATCTCTGCAAAGGACACTATCTGCTTAAACCATTTAAGATTTTCTGGATAATCTTGATAGTTCTTGGCGGATGGGGCGGAGCTGCCGTACTTAACAACTTATGGGATCTTTCCGATACTCTAAATGGACTTATGACAATACCCAACCTTATAGGGCTGTTGCTGTTGAGCAGAGAACTCAAAAAACTCACCAAAGATTTTGACTTGAAGATAAAATCCGGAGAGTTGAAGAAGTAA
- a CDS encoding ABC transporter substrate-binding protein produces MKRILAFIKKTISKKNTARIIISLTLLLFIPHYSNSLERFDPQKVYGPRIDKLCMVIIRNSDAQILAAQKGEIDIMGDMALPSDIDRLSRDPNLSMSLARGFHAFFLLFNNKAAPWDDKYVRQAAAQALDRNNIVRTIYSGYCEPINTWLPPVSPWALPESGKIIFDRKASRAKLKSLGYSWNLAGTLVTPEGKTIPRLKLLTPLARVAPTTAELAEQIADSLHAVGFPVEVEPMDFSVMISKLDRKDYSLAVLAWGMGRNPDSLYSFYHSVMDVEGGYNVTGANDVKLDEALHELRFASDKAEAEVASEKAQKLLSDIVPSIPIYSRFSVAAVSKKWKNILTTDKITADNFWTMMMAEPKDGKMRALNMVLAEEPRNLNPFVASSAYAWQVLGMIYEGMIGTDPFTLEDMPALAESWEVRTVGADGAGQTELSFKIKDNLKWNDGSALTVYDVKKTIDFLKKNQVPRFYDSVKDVESTEVSADGKLVVRMSNVSYWHLNKIGSLPIIPQKVLNEIKDWQNWNPLEKSVDSGPYGLIGSGPFKLETYKAGEYVMMEKNKYYRMLSNPKRSMK; encoded by the coding sequence TTGAAAAGAATTTTAGCTTTTATCAAAAAAACAATCTCAAAAAAGAATACAGCAAGGATTATCATATCCCTAACACTTCTATTGTTTATTCCGCATTATTCAAATTCTCTTGAACGTTTTGATCCGCAAAAAGTATATGGTCCCCGAATAGACAAACTTTGCATGGTTATCATAAGAAATTCAGATGCTCAAATATTGGCGGCTCAAAAGGGAGAGATAGATATAATGGGAGATATGGCTCTACCGTCTGATATAGACAGATTAAGCCGTGACCCCAATCTAAGCATGTCTCTTGCACGAGGATTTCATGCATTCTTCCTTCTTTTCAACAACAAAGCAGCTCCTTGGGATGACAAATATGTAAGACAAGCGGCAGCACAGGCACTGGACAGGAATAATATCGTAAGGACTATATATTCCGGATATTGTGAACCAATAAATACATGGCTGCCCCCTGTTTCTCCTTGGGCTCTTCCTGAGAGCGGGAAAATAATTTTTGATCGCAAGGCTTCACGTGCCAAGTTAAAATCACTTGGCTATTCGTGGAATTTGGCCGGTACTCTCGTGACTCCGGAAGGAAAGACCATTCCAAGGTTAAAACTTCTCACACCTCTTGCAAGAGTGGCGCCAACAACGGCGGAGCTTGCAGAACAGATAGCCGATTCACTGCATGCCGTAGGTTTTCCGGTAGAAGTAGAGCCCATGGATTTCTCCGTGATGATTTCAAAGCTAGACCGTAAAGATTATTCTTTGGCAGTTCTTGCATGGGGTATGGGGCGCAATCCTGATTCTCTCTACTCCTTTTACCACAGTGTGATGGATGTAGAGGGAGGGTACAACGTAACGGGTGCAAATGATGTCAAGCTGGACGAAGCTCTTCATGAGCTGCGTTTTGCAAGTGACAAAGCCGAAGCTGAGGTAGCTTCTGAAAAAGCTCAAAAACTGCTTTCAGACATAGTACCCTCAATCCCAATATACAGCCGCTTTTCAGTCGCGGCAGTTTCAAAAAAATGGAAAAATATCCTGACAACAGACAAAATAACTGCGGATAACTTTTGGACTATGATGATGGCAGAGCCAAAAGATGGAAAGATGAGAGCTCTCAACATGGTGCTTGCCGAGGAACCGCGCAATTTAAATCCATTTGTAGCCAGCAGTGCATATGCCTGGCAAGTACTGGGGATGATATATGAGGGCATGATAGGCACAGACCCCTTTACCTTAGAAGATATGCCGGCACTGGCTGAATCATGGGAAGTGCGCACAGTTGGAGCAGATGGGGCCGGGCAGACTGAGCTATCATTTAAAATCAAGGACAATCTTAAATGGAATGATGGTTCTGCTCTGACTGTTTATGACGTTAAAAAAACGATAGATTTTCTCAAAAAAAACCAAGTGCCTCGTTTTTACGATTCAGTTAAAGACGTTGAGTCAACAGAAGTTTCAGCGGACGGAAAGCTAGTCGTTAGAATGAGCAATGTAAGTTATTGGCATCTTAACAAAATAGGATCGCTCCCGATAATTCCACAAAAAGTTCTTAATGAGATAAAAGATTGGCAGAACTGGAACCCCTTGGAAAAAAGCGTTGATTCTGGCCCCTACGGTTTGATTGGATCCGGTCCTTTTAAACTCGAAACTTATAAAGCGGGAGAGTATGTGATGATGGAAAAGAACAAATATTATCGGATGCTCTCAAATCCCAAAAGGAGCATGAAATGA
- a CDS encoding LacI family transcriptional regulator: MKVTMTQVAEHAGVDKATVSRVLRGDSRISEKTRTKVMKSVRALNYRPDLNARSLSTNKSGFIGVVVKEINEDWVANFMSGLDRSLSNYKYDILLKCTSGDKRRAIYEYTKLADRCVEGMIISDVDNFPEKIIVPTLTLGFKRPGAIALLSDGGYFIPTFETGAQAGRLLIKLISGKTLPLNEIIIKTEKDAVN; the protein is encoded by the coding sequence ATGAAAGTAACTATGACTCAGGTAGCTGAACATGCGGGAGTCGACAAAGCTACGGTTAGCCGCGTACTCAGAGGAGATTCTAGAATCTCAGAAAAAACTCGCACAAAAGTCATGAAGTCGGTGCGAGCACTAAATTATCGCCCCGATCTCAATGCACGTTCTCTTTCCACCAACAAAAGCGGTTTTATAGGAGTAGTGGTAAAAGAGATTAATGAAGATTGGGTTGCAAACTTCATGTCCGGGTTGGATCGCTCTCTCTCAAACTATAAATATGACATCTTACTAAAATGTACGAGCGGCGATAAGCGCCGTGCAATATACGAATATACAAAACTTGCAGACAGATGTGTCGAGGGCATGATAATTAGCGACGTCGACAATTTTCCCGAAAAAATAATCGTTCCTACTTTGACGCTTGGTTTTAAAAGGCCTGGAGCAATTGCTCTTTTATCAGATGGAGGATACTTTATCCCAACTTTTGAAACAGGAGCACAAGCAGGCCGACTTTTAATAAAACTGATATCAGGCAAAACTCTGCCTTTGAATGAAATAATAATAAAGACGGAAAAGGACGCAGTAAATTGA
- a CDS encoding sodium:solute symporter family protein translates to MNNIIYAPLWLAYAIMLVAIAKYFRGKDNLLPGKVGVVVQAFAYVATYISAVALVGFGGLCYIFGMQMLLIAAGNVWLGTWFVYRYLAWPTRVWQEKLNSKTPAELLAKAYESPKLQVFIGLISTVLLVIYGSAVFKGAAVMVAEVLHIGVNTALVSLAFVVGISVIWGGLRGVLYTEAIQGFIMFIGIGALLVALLSAMGGPVAGIKALAALPPTKEANNGFLALSSGPGGLNIIFLTLVTSVGIWAQPQLIQRHFALKSRNDSTKIVPFAMLALSVVVGGAYFASALSRVYLGGGMTNPDSIVPTLVGKLLPTFGQHLFALAIVSASLSTASALLHIASGSLGHDVLKKDLSGWRWRTIVVLCTIASCLFALKSSSIIALICATSWTLLACAIIVPYLALLIQGPKAGPNAAFMSSVCGFAGTVAWYLLAYRSTSIGWSGLSVPGILGVIHPIVAGTLASYIAFLLFTKKTARKTEANSV, encoded by the coding sequence ATGAATAACATCATCTATGCACCTCTTTGGCTTGCCTATGCGATTATGCTCGTTGCGATAGCCAAATACTTTAGAGGGAAAGACAATCTACTCCCCGGTAAGGTCGGAGTTGTGGTTCAGGCATTTGCATATGTAGCCACTTATATTTCAGCCGTTGCTCTTGTAGGGTTCGGCGGACTTTGCTATATTTTCGGAATGCAAATGCTTCTCATTGCAGCAGGAAATGTCTGGTTGGGAACTTGGTTCGTCTATCGCTATCTTGCGTGGCCGACGAGAGTTTGGCAGGAAAAGCTAAACTCAAAGACTCCGGCAGAGCTTCTTGCAAAAGCTTATGAATCTCCGAAGTTGCAGGTTTTCATAGGGCTCATCTCCACAGTTCTTCTTGTTATATATGGCTCAGCTGTGTTTAAAGGGGCCGCAGTCATGGTGGCTGAAGTTCTGCATATCGGCGTAAACACAGCTCTCGTTTCGCTTGCTTTCGTTGTCGGAATAAGTGTCATATGGGGAGGACTGAGAGGCGTTCTATACACCGAAGCCATACAGGGGTTCATAATGTTTATCGGCATAGGAGCTCTTCTTGTTGCCCTACTATCTGCAATGGGAGGTCCCGTGGCAGGGATCAAGGCTCTCGCTGCACTACCTCCAACGAAAGAGGCTAACAACGGATTTTTGGCTCTAAGCAGCGGCCCCGGAGGGTTAAACATTATATTTCTTACACTTGTAACTTCCGTAGGAATTTGGGCACAGCCACAACTTATTCAAAGACATTTTGCTTTGAAGAGTAGAAATGACAGTACAAAAATAGTGCCCTTTGCCATGCTAGCCCTCTCCGTAGTGGTCGGGGGCGCTTATTTTGCAAGTGCCTTATCCAGAGTTTATCTTGGTGGAGGGATGACAAATCCGGACAGTATTGTCCCCACGCTGGTTGGCAAACTTTTGCCCACATTCGGACAGCACCTGTTTGCTCTTGCCATAGTTTCTGCTTCACTTTCAACAGCATCGGCCCTTCTTCATATTGCAAGTGGAAGCCTTGGACATGACGTACTTAAAAAAGATCTTTCCGGTTGGAGATGGAGAACCATAGTTGTACTTTGCACTATAGCCAGCTGTCTCTTCGCACTAAAAAGCTCATCAATAATTGCTCTAATCTGTGCAACAAGTTGGACTCTGCTTGCCTGTGCAATCATTGTGCCCTATCTCGCACTGTTGATCCAAGGGCCTAAAGCCGGACCGAACGCTGCTTTTATGTCTTCAGTGTGCGGTTTTGCAGGAACTGTTGCATGGTATCTTCTAGCATACAGATCAACTTCAATAGGCTGGAGCGGACTTTCTGTACCCGGAATATTGGGAGTCATTCACCCCATAGTTGCGGGAACTCTAGCATCTTATATAGCCTTTTTGCTGTTTACAAAGAAAACCGCAAGAAAAACTGAGGCAAACAGTGTTTGA